GCAAGCCTTCAAGTAGTGTGATTAGTTTTGGATTTAAACCGTCGAGTGGTTGTTTTCCCCAGTAAAGAGATAAAGTCTGATGGGTATAATCTCCTAATAGGGATTCTACGGCATCCGCATTAGGACCCACCAAAGCTATTTTTTTTATGTCGTCACTCAAGGGAAGAATGCCCTTGTTTTTCAGTAATACCAATGATTGAGCGGCAGAAATGTAGGCTCTTTCACGGTAGTCTACAGGGTCTAATTCCACATTCTTTTGAGGGACTGGAGGCATATCCAAAAGCCCTAGTCTTCCTTTCAGAGTGAGGATATGTCGGACAGCATTGTCAATGTCTTCCATTGAGATCATGCCTTTTTCAAGGGCTCCAGGAAGTTGTTTGTAATAATCGCCGTTGGGTAACTCAAGATGTATCCCATTTTTCAGTGCCATTGCGACAGCTTCAAGGGTATCCTTGGCGTAGTGGTAGGAATTATGAATCTGCTTGATGGCAAAATAGTCGGAAACCACCACACCATCATATCCCCATTGGTTGCGGAGTACGTCCTGTAGCAGAAATGCTGAAGCATGTGCCGGAACTCCCTGATAGGAATGGTATCCTGGCATCAGGGATTGGGAATTGCCCAGGCGGATGGCAACCTCATGGGGCATTAGTATTTCCTCATAAAATACACGAAGGTTGTCATTTTTGCCACCGTATCCGGCAAAGTGCTTGGTAGTGGTGGCTACCCCTTTGCTCAGGTCATCAGTTTGCATTCCTTTTACAAAAGCCAGTCCCATGCGGGACGTTAGATATTCTGACTCCCCAAAGCTTTCCTCCATTCTGCCCCAATGGGCATTTCTGCTTACATCCAGCATTGGAGACAGCGCTAGAGTGGTACCCAATGAGCGCATCAGTCTAGATGTGTATCCGGTATTGATACGCAGCAACTCAGGGTTCCAGCTGCAGGAAATACCTATCTGTTGTGGTAAGGTAGTCGCCCCTTCAATATTATAGCCCGAAATAGCTTCTCCTCTAGCAAGTTTTGGTTGGTCAGCTTCTCCCATCAGTTGCAATACTTTCTGTTCCAGCGAAAGGGTGTCCATTATGGCAGACACTTTTTGCTGTATAGTTTTTTCCCTTTGGGCAGTAATTCCTGCATTCTGTACCTGATTCGGGCTGTTGCCAAATTGGTGAGCGGATGGTTTACAGGAAAAGAGGCTTAGGCATAACAATGTGCTGAGCAGTCTGTTCTTTATGTTTGCATGCATTTTATTGTATGTTTGGCTGTTGTTCATTAGCATAAAAAAAAGAGGAGATATATGCCCTTCTCAATTCATCAATATTAGTTGGCTTCCCAAGCTCTGAAGTACTTCACATTAAATTGCCCATCAAGTCGCTGATCGTCCGGAAGTGCACCAAACCATTTGTTGGATTCGTTATTGAAATTGACTTCCAATGGCTGGTGCCAGTGGGTATTCTTAGCTTCCCTGAACAGGATGCCGTCAATGTAGAAGCGGATGTATTCAGGTGTCCATTCAAGTCCCCATACATGGTAATCTTGTTGCAGTTCTGAAGGGATATAGTACTTTTTGGTTCTGGAAAAATGCTTCTGAATATCCCCTTTATCCTTAGGTGTCCTGAAAACATGGATGTTGGAATTCAGGTCATTCCGGTTATAACTTACACCGGGGGCATTCTCGCAGATATCAATCTCAGTCCACCAGTCCTTGCTTACGTTAGTCATCCAGAAACCCGATACCCAAGGAGCATCCATCAGTTTCATCTCTGCCTCAAAATAGCCGTAGAGAAATTTCTTCTTACTTTTGATAAATCCAGAAGTATGAGTAAAACCTTCCGGGAGTGAATCATTCTGGTGTTTGTTAACACTGAAAATGAGTTCACCATTTTCCAACCTGACATTGGATGGATGGAAGAAAGTAGGTTGTCTGCCTTTCCATTTCGGGTTGTTGGGATACCATCGACTTTCGTTGACACTTTTTCCATCAAATTCATCGGAGTGTTTTTTCAGCAATTTCCACTTACCGTTATTGCCTTGATCTGAAAGCGGATAACGGTCGTTTTGTCTTACCACTCTCATTTCAATATTGACGGTGTCTACATAGTGTTTTGGGGGGATGGTTAAGTCTTGTGCTAATACGACAGTATTGCCTGCTGCAAACAAAAAGATTCCCGCTAGAAATTGTTGTACATTCATATTGCTGCCATTAAAAAAATGAGTATTCAATATTTTACAAAACCCAATTTATCAGTGTAGGCAAGAATCATTGCGGAAAAAATAGGGCAACTAAAGGGGTGATTCTTTAAGGCATGAATAATACTGTTCGAATCAAAAGTGTTTCACTTATTAATAATCTATTGTTATGATTGCCCCAATGAAGTAAATGAAAAAAAGTCCCCCATATTAAGGGGAATTTTTAATATGTCTGAGTTCGTGAAATTCGGTAAAAAAGAACCCCATTGAAAGCCGATCTACTTCCAATGGGGTACTTTTTCATTTTAAAAAATGAATTAAAACATCCCGTTCTGGTGCGCCTGCTTTTCAGGAACTTGCTGAATAGCATCCCAATGCTCGCAGATCTTGCCTTTTTCATCAAAGCGGAAAAAGTCCATGGTTACATATTGGTCATTACCGGGCCAAACCTGATGGGTATGCAAGGCGACGAGATCACCTTCCGCTACACTTCTTACAAATCGGATTGACTTTTCAGGGTATTCTCTCTGCATCTTTTCAAAATAATCAATAAAGCCCTGAGTTCCATCTGGTACATCCGGATTATGCTGGATATATTCTTTGCCAACATAAAGCTCAATAGCTTTTTGAGGGTTACCTTCGTAAGCCATTCGGTAAAAGGCAATCGCATTTTCTTTATTTTTTTCCAGATTCATATTGAAGATTCTTTTAGTTGATAATCAGCTGATTTTAAAGGGTGACGATTATTTTGCCTACTGTTCTTCCGGCTTCCACCTCCTTATGGGCTTCCTGCATCTCGTCAAAAGGAAATGTTTTAAAGATGGTAGGTTCTAAGGTACCGTCCGCTAGAAATTGACTTAAGGTAACCATCCCCGCTCTATCAGAATGTACCAACAGTGGAATGGTATGAATCTTTTTCTCCGTTTTTGCTTCCATCTCTTCCAACACTTTTTTTGATGTAGGTAGAGAAATAATGGTTCCACCTTCTTTTAGCACCTTGATAGAATCTTCTAATACTTTGCC
The Limibacter armeniacum DNA segment above includes these coding regions:
- a CDS encoding glycoside hydrolase family 3 N-terminal domain-containing protein encodes the protein MHANIKNRLLSTLLCLSLFSCKPSAHQFGNSPNQVQNAGITAQREKTIQQKVSAIMDTLSLEQKVLQLMGEADQPKLARGEAISGYNIEGATTLPQQIGISCSWNPELLRINTGYTSRLMRSLGTTLALSPMLDVSRNAHWGRMEESFGESEYLTSRMGLAFVKGMQTDDLSKGVATTTKHFAGYGGKNDNLRVFYEEILMPHEVAIRLGNSQSLMPGYHSYQGVPAHASAFLLQDVLRNQWGYDGVVVSDYFAIKQIHNSYHYAKDTLEAVAMALKNGIHLELPNGDYYKQLPGALEKGMISMEDIDNAVRHILTLKGRLGLLDMPPVPQKNVELDPVDYRERAYISAAQSLVLLKNKGILPLSDDIKKIALVGPNADAVESLLGDYTHQTLSLYWGKQPLDGLNPKLITLLEGLQSKVNDQVEILYERGCDWTDSYNSSIASLNKNVGDEREKNVVEITSKDFGIPDPEKALQYAQESDVIIAAMGENRYLCGEGRNRSNIRLAGQQEAFVKELIAIGKPVVLIVFGGRPHVLTDIEKGCQAIVQAWYPGEEGGNAVADMLLGNINPSGKMTVTVPRSNKQCPIWYSKGYNPDDMPLYPFGHGLSYTTFTYSNLKVSNEASTTDQWIPLSFELENTGDRKGAEIAQLYVSAKGLSMPRPPIVLEGFSRVELEKGQRKTVTFYVSPQQLAFYDKDMKLVIEPGTYKFSIGASSTNMKLTASITVKGEKLTLDQQDIFFSETMIK
- a CDS encoding nuclear transport factor 2 family protein produces the protein MNLEKNKENAIAFYRMAYEGNPQKAIELYVGKEYIQHNPDVPDGTQGFIDYFEKMQREYPEKSIRFVRSVAEGDLVALHTHQVWPGNDQYVTMDFFRFDEKGKICEHWDAIQQVPEKQAHQNGMF
- a CDS encoding family 16 glycosylhydrolase, with product MNVQQFLAGIFLFAAGNTVVLAQDLTIPPKHYVDTVNIEMRVVRQNDRYPLSDQGNNGKWKLLKKHSDEFDGKSVNESRWYPNNPKWKGRQPTFFHPSNVRLENGELIFSVNKHQNDSLPEGFTHTSGFIKSKKKFLYGYFEAEMKLMDAPWVSGFWMTNVSKDWWTEIDICENAPGVSYNRNDLNSNIHVFRTPKDKGDIQKHFSRTKKYYIPSELQQDYHVWGLEWTPEYIRFYIDGILFREAKNTHWHQPLEVNFNNESNKWFGALPDDQRLDGQFNVKYFRAWEAN